A portion of the Pleurocapsa minor HA4230-MV1 genome contains these proteins:
- a CDS encoding flippase-like domain-containing protein, which yields MLNKKNIISSVLSLALGFFLVWLILRFTEVDLAEIVATFYSLNPLLAGLAISSLIIHTFFTAYKWALVTQKLTPNNQQPLKFYLFYTTLGSLTMQFMPQYVGMVMVQNFALRAHKISSFSRGFLSIIYDQFFNMLIPLLLFPASILYVLGYVSSSVAVFMWIATIIATHFIINKWHRRLISWLIKTLTWLKQLKSGKNRNSQLEIGSSNDSILGKDFTLYLYWISVVRYGVWTIRGIFIAIAGGFKIKLWAVVFVTPIVQLAMLLSFTPANLGFMEFSWIGLLELSNVPGEVAVQFSLMQRFLYIVAVVIILAVFAVVSLIDRFALFSSKQN from the coding sequence ATGCTGAATAAAAAGAATATTATCTCTAGTGTTTTATCTCTGGCTTTAGGATTTTTCTTAGTCTGGCTAATTTTACGTTTTACTGAGGTTGACTTAGCAGAAATTGTGGCTACTTTTTATAGCTTAAATCCTCTACTGGCAGGATTAGCTATTAGTAGCTTAATTATTCATACATTTTTTACCGCCTACAAGTGGGCGCTGGTTACTCAAAAACTAACTCCTAATAATCAACAACCGTTAAAATTTTATTTATTTTATACAACGTTAGGTTCGTTAACCATGCAGTTTATGCCCCAATATGTAGGCATGGTTATGGTGCAGAATTTTGCTCTGCGGGCGCATAAAATAAGTTCTTTTTCGCGGGGTTTTTTATCAATCATTTACGATCAATTTTTTAATATGCTGATTCCTCTACTGCTGTTTCCTGCTTCAATACTTTATGTATTAGGGTATGTTTCTTCATCGGTAGCGGTTTTTATGTGGATTGCGACCATTATTGCCACCCATTTTATTATTAATAAATGGCATCGTCGTTTAATCTCTTGGTTAATTAAAACCTTAACTTGGCTCAAGCAGTTAAAGTCAGGTAAAAATCGCAACTCACAACTAGAAATAGGTAGTAGTAATGACTCGATCTTAGGCAAAGACTTTACTCTTTATTTATATTGGATTTCAGTTGTTCGCTATGGAGTGTGGACGATTCGCGGAATTTTCATTGCGATCGCTGGTGGTTTCAAAATTAAGCTGTGGGCAGTTGTCTTTGTCACGCCAATTGTCCAATTAGCCATGTTACTCAGCTTTACCCCCGCTAACTTAGGATTTATGGAGTTTAGCTGGATTGGCTTACTGGAATTGTCTAATGTCCCAGGTGAAGTCGCCGTGCAGTTTTCTCTCATGCAGCGCTTTCTCTACATAGTCGCGGTGGTCATTATTCTCGCGGTGTTTGCTGTAGTCTCGTTGATTGACCGATTCGCCTTATTCTCCTCCAAACAAAATTAA
- a CDS encoding FkbM family methyltransferase, which produces MTQIFNLQLENNVKKITQAIRQQKINEYIIKKQFEDVSFDFVIGDSEGQQWYDSSPKNQVELLNPEFKFIQQLIKPGDIVFECGTHHGLTAMLLSRWVGTEGKIVTFEINNHNAAIAKKNIELNNINNVILEQKGLGSQKSQQKIFNKSNSSVTPSKIVSLGWLKNFIYGTNEVEIIALDDYAQTQSTLPTFIKIDVEGYESEVLKGATEILKTLPKLEIEIHTEILSRYNTSVKEIFELINIESYQTWVQWDDGEEPQPFDLQQKIDRRVHLFAVPKDESN; this is translated from the coding sequence GTGACTCAAATTTTTAACCTGCAATTAGAGAACAACGTCAAAAAAATAACTCAAGCAATTAGACAACAAAAAATTAACGAATACATCATTAAAAAGCAATTTGAAGATGTATCTTTTGATTTTGTCATTGGTGATTCAGAAGGACAACAATGGTATGATTCCTCGCCGAAAAATCAAGTAGAACTACTAAATCCAGAATTCAAGTTTATTCAGCAACTGATCAAACCAGGAGATATAGTATTTGAATGCGGAACTCATCATGGTTTAACCGCCATGCTGTTATCAAGGTGGGTAGGAACAGAAGGCAAAATTGTTACTTTTGAAATCAATAATCACAATGCTGCGATCGCGAAAAAAAATATTGAGCTAAACAATATTAATAATGTGATTCTCGAACAAAAAGGACTGGGAAGTCAAAAAAGCCAGCAAAAAATCTTTAATAAATCGAATTCATCTGTGACTCCATCCAAAATAGTTTCTTTGGGGTGGTTGAAAAACTTTATTTATGGAACTAATGAAGTAGAGATCATTGCTTTAGATGATTATGCTCAAACACAATCAACATTACCCACATTTATCAAAATAGATGTCGAAGGATATGAAAGTGAAGTGTTAAAAGGAGCAACAGAAATTCTCAAAACTCTTCCCAAACTAGAAATTGAAATTCATACAGAAATACTATCTCGATATAATACCTCCGTCAAAGAAATCTTTGAGCTTATAAATATTGAATCTTATCAAACTTGGGTGCAATGGGACGATGGAGAAGAACCTCAACCATTCGATTTACAACAAAAAATAGACCGTAGAGTTCATTTGTTTGCTGTACCCAAAGATGAAAGTAATTAA